From the Lactuca sativa cultivar Salinas chromosome 9, Lsat_Salinas_v11, whole genome shotgun sequence genome, the window GTTGCCCAAACTCACAAAAGAACccatgggaccaaaatgaacccaTAAACAAGCCCTGAATTCTAACAACCAAAAGAatcatcaaggtaagaactttttaccttcaaaagctTGCTAAGTTGATGTAGACTCTAGATCTAGAAGCTTAAATTCAACAAAtgcttgatcttcaagtttttcCTCTTGAAAACACACCaaagttgtaacatccggattcctaggtattttattttgagttaaagatagggactcgacgagttgacaccaagactcgtcgagtaggatcgcgattcgctgactggattaatgattggactcgacgagtcggctaggtgATTCGACGAGTCTGTGTTggcggcagaaaccctaaatctttgggcatgtgccctatttaaaggcccttatggccttcatttgcggcaactacacccctgagaaaccctagagagcaaagAGAAAGCTTGTAGAgcaagaggagggctaattcatcattctttggtgtgttttagcaaagggaaggaaggattTGAGCTAGGCTGacttgtgggactcaaatcttccatcatttcgttcagagctgctgtaggaggtaaggattcatgtctaTCTTCATTTGAGTaatagatttcatgaatctagggtttcttctcttcACTTTTGGTAAGTGATCTAGTGTGTGTGATGTCCCCTTGTGACAATATTATCAGatatggaccttgagaggtccagagagtccctttcTTCAGCTTTATGCAATCCTTTATGAGTTTGGGGCCTAGGTTATCGTATTAAGAGTTATTTTGGCATATAAAGATGATAATGTGATGCATGGGCCTAAAGTTCGAACCTTTACATgacttttgagtgctagaaggttagatctactagttggagaagcagatctgacctcagaaggtcgtttgagtgttgccatagaaggaactcgccgagtccataaggggactcgacgagtcgagtcgggttaccCCGCGATTCATGACCAGTAGTAACCTGTCGAGTGGAAGGTTTGCTCGACGAGTCGAGCGAGGTTTAGATAGACCCAGAGGACACGCTTGGATTCACCGAGTCACCTTTgtccactcgacgagtctggtcaagttgacgttgactttcgttgatttTTAGGGTCTAGTCAATGTTGGGACTTTTGAGCCactggaggggtaaaatggtcttttaccctcctgaGAGAACTTAGAGAGGAAATAGCCTAGCCTTTAAGAGTcgtattgattagagtaattattttatatgattaggcggaggctagatcagtatttccgagttcgagatttaccgagttatccgaggtgagtcttctcactatactgtacctagagtggtacctatgtgtgaccggaatgtcttatatgctatgagatgtatgtgttgtatgctgttatatgatatatatgtgttatgtatgttatgaatgataaggaccggaaggtcaagttagtatggactggaaggtcaggaggttacggatcggaaggtcgatacgggtaggaccggaaggtctaccaggatttCGGGACGGAAGttccctgagacacttggaccggaaggtcccacatAATTATGGCCTTgggtggcgtatgtgttgtatttggtattttggggaactcactaagcatttatgcttacagtggttgtgttatgtgtttcaggtactagcgaggatcgcgggaaggcgccggcatgatccgtacacacttgtggagttttatgttttgagattctgggatatgttttgttatgataacattggatacattatgttttgatattatcttgtgaataaaagtatgttttaaaaatgaaattttgtgttggaaatttacgtcgttacaaaagTGCCACAAAAGTCACTTCCAAGCTCAAGAATCACTTAATagctaaactagggtttaattgGCCGTGAATAACAGTGGAGGCTGGTAAGGGTAAGCGTccaaatgccataatgatgcttaaatagggctcatgccctaaaaattagggtttagtctTTGgctgcgtacgcccaacgtacgtggctAAGCTTCCTGATCCAAGGTGcgcatgtacgctaagcgtaccaaaaTGTACGCCCGTACgaggggaccatttttgcaaaatATTTTAAACTTCAAGGACCAAAGAGAAAATACCTGGAATCGAATGTTACACATTTAACAAACTTTttcaattattatatatatatatatatatatatatatatatatatatatatatatatatattagtttattatTATAAATGGACGTAAGATATATGCGGAGTCTAAAATTATCACTCAAAAAGAGCCATTATAGAAAAAAGGGGCTCCAACATATACATCCCCACTTATAAAGTCGTGTCGTGTCATACCAATGTGGGATACTAACACGGATCCTAGAGATAGAGCATTGATGAGGATATATAGACAAGGATGTGTCAAGTTGCTAGACACCGATATCAATACCATGTAAGACCAAGTGGTATACTTATAACAAACATGTTCGTGGTCTATGTGGCCACGAACAACAATTGTGAGCACCACCCCATATTCTTAGTGGTGGCTAGTGGTGAAAAAATTTGTGGTCAATTGTTATGGAGAGGATGAACCACCACATCAATGAGCTTTTttctttctctatctctctctacctCTCTCtacatattaattaattaaaaaatatattatttttatattaataatgAAAAAATAAGAATGATATAGTAGTAGGTATCCCAACCTTTTAGTGGTTGAATGTGGTAATGAGTTGGCACCCACCACTATAGTGATTAGTGGTGGGTATATATAACGGATGACCTAATATGTATGTAATGTCTTATATTAACTCTCTAAAAGAGTCCTTATGGTGAAAAAGAGGAGATACAAACATGTACAAAGACATAAAAGATTGTGTTGCATCGATGTGGgatacaataacaataataacaTAATTAAACCGAATTATGAAATCTTTATAATAGGGTTTCTTAGTTGTAGCCACACCAGGTTGCTTGGTACTCATGCAATGCAACTACACAAAAGCATGATATGAAACCAAACTTGATAAAATGATCCATTTAATATCACAGTCATTGAATTATATCCTATTATTCATATCTAACGAGGTTGCGTGTTTGACACTCATGCAATGCAACTACACAAAAGCTTTAATTAATCGAAACCAAACTTGATAAAAAAATTCAATATTACGTGTCATTGAATTATCCTATAATTCATATCCAACCAGGTTGCATGTTTGGTACTTACTCATGCAAATGCAACTACACAAAAGCATGAATGAAACCAAACTTGATTAAATGACCTGATATAACGAGTCATTGAATTATGTCCTATTATTCATATATATCATTATTTAACGTtgtatttttatttgaaaatataccgaagaaataatataattttgTGTTCTAATCATCAACTTAGAGAAAAAGAGAAAGACAACCGATAATTCTAACTTTTAGTCGTTTaacaattaaatattaaataattataaggagttttaaatattttattaatatgttGAATATTGCTTTCCAAAGGACCTTtaaccagaaaaaaaaaaaaaaaaaaaaaaaaacaaactcgATACAGCTTAAAAGTGATAATCAACACTGCTGCTAACATGTGATATGCATTAATTTTTTTGTTTAGTTAAAAGTCAGAAATTAAAACTACAAGTTTTGTTATTGTAAgtttttttgtataatttttgtCTGGTTCAATTTCCGTGATTAAAACAGTTAGTAGCAATTTTTCTGGAAAACCCGTTAGACAGCTTAAGCTGTTTGAAGAACTCATCAAAGTAGGTTGCATTTGGCAGCAAGGCTTGTATTAGATCAAACTTGTTTTTTATAATTGTACATTCCACACCACCTAAATTGTATTAGATCATAATTTGAGTCTCTTTTGATACTTATGTTAATTTTATTTACAAAAAATAaaagtgacactaaaatcaccaacataatATAGTCCTAAATTAGCAATTCATATTCCATGTAATTAAATTTCACATGATCACACACATGCTTTAACTCTTCCTAACGTGAATAGTCAATGTTAATCTTTTGTTATTGATTATTTCTTATTTCGAAATGTTACGAAACCCATGATCTTACTTCATTGACCATTGACTTCATATAACAATAAATCTTTTAAAAACCAAATCATTGTGCACGTTGATAAAACAGTTGACTTTACCTCTTCATATACAACATGTTCGATCATTTCCCCTGAATTCATAGCTAACCTCTTGCCATTTTCATTAATCTATATACAACCCACTCTCCTTCAATAGCAATGGCTCTCGTAAATCTCATCTTTATATTGCTCTTCTTGGTGTCACTAGTGTATTCTAAAGGTACGTTCTTATCTATTTTGACCAAATCATTGCTTTTTTATATTATCTCCATCTTTAATGATCTAATCTTTTATATAACTAAGCAGTTACACTTGAGAATTCTGGTTTTGAATCTCCACCAACAAATCTAACCACAAACTCTACTTCCCAATTCATACTCCTCGATACCAAAACCAACCGTATCCCCGGTTGGTCATTCAACGGTACCGTTTGGTACGTGACAGCTGGCGAAAACGTTTCTCTACCCGGAAACGGTCATGGAGTGCAATTAGGTCCAAATGGTATGATTAACCAAACATTCAAGCCGGATGGAAATTACGATTATGTCCTCACCTTTACACTTGCTCCAAGCAGCCCAGATTGTGCCAACTCCACTTCTGTAAATGTTTCGGGCCCTAGTGCTTCTGAAGTATTCTTCTTCAGAGAATCACTAGGGACCGAAATGTGGCAAACATATGCTTATTCGTTATGGAgccaagaaaacaaaaagggtCTTATGAGCCTACAAATTCAAAGTACTAGTAATAGTAACAATATAACTTGTTGGCCTATTGTGGACACTATTCTAGTCACCGGGATCCACGGTCCAAGATGGTATTCAGGTATGTAGTCGATTACAAAATATTAGTATTTTtgatatttaataaataatttaatattttcctTAACAGATAATGGGTTTGTGAATAGTGGATTTGAAGTGGGACCAGCCTTTATCGAGAACTCCTCTCAAGGAGTCCTACTTGAGGCTGATTCCAGCTATCCAGACAGTTCAGTCCAATCTCCGCTCCAATATTGGACCATTTTAGGTATAGTGAAATACATTGATTCGAAACACTATGCGGTCCCACGTGGAGGTCGAGCAGTTGAGTTGGTTTCTGGTAATCCATCGGGGATCGTGTCAAGTGTAGGCTTTTTGAAGCACGGGCAAGTTACCATTGATTTCATCATGGGTGATGCCAATGACTCGTGTGTTGGGGATTTCTTAGTGTTTTTGCAAGTTGGAGACACGATGATATGGAACTTTACAATGAGAAGCATTGGTGTTGGATCGAGAGAAGCACATTCAGTGACTTTCATGGCAGAATTTAGCAACACTGAATCGGTTCTAATAAGTTTTACAAGCTTTAACGAGACCCGAACCAGTAACAATGTGTTATGTGGGCCCGTGATTGATAGCACAGTGCTTCGGTTTTCTGATGGATTACATTCAAAAGCACATAAGGATATCGGATTGGTGACTTTCAGCTTTCTTTTGGCAATGACATTACTTATTTTCGTGTAAAGTTCGCTTGTAgaatttattcttttattttcgaTCATTATATTAAGAATTTTGCATTTAATTTTTGTTACAATTTCTATAATCAGACTGTGAAACAAAACTTTGCGTAAACTATATTTTTACCTTCAATTTGCATAAAATCAAATGAAAAATCACCTTAGTTCATTTAACCAACAACGCTTAGACCATGCGGTATGGGTCCAAACGAGAAGAAACGCGGATGAGGTGGCACGCCTCAACGGCGTCATGACGAGctgcacccccccccccccccgctacATCTCGTTGTTGCTCGTTGCGGCTATTCTCGTTGCCGTCTCGACCAGATGAAACTAGTAAAAATGGAACGTTACCATTTTAAACCGTTTGAAAAtggttattttaataaaaaaaatattaaaattatttatCTTTTTCCTTTATAAATACCTATTATATCTAAACAATTTTTTAAACACATAACTTCTATCTTTCTCTCTATAAATCTCAattatcttcaaaaaaaaattatggatccTTCGACTCGTCCGATGATTCCGATGACGATATATTTTTCAGGATGATGTTTCAGTATTATACTAACGAGCTACTACAACTAGACCTAGCCCTGCTACTAACAAGACGTGCGATGTTAAATAGAAATCGTGAGGAAGGACACGAACGTCTATATCGCGATTACTTTGCGGATAATCG encodes:
- the LOC111902133 gene encoding protein DUF642 L-GALACTONO-1,4-LACTONE-RESPONSIVE GENE 2, with protein sequence MALVNLIFILLFLVSLVYSKVTLENSGFESPPTNLTTNSTSQFILLDTKTNRIPGWSFNGTVWYVTAGENVSLPGNGHGVQLGPNGMINQTFKPDGNYDYVLTFTLAPSSPDCANSTSVNVSGPSASEVFFFRESLGTEMWQTYAYSLWSQENKKGLMSLQIQSTSNSNNITCWPIVDTILVTGIHGPRWYSDNGFVNSGFEVGPAFIENSSQGVLLEADSSYPDSSVQSPLQYWTILGIVKYIDSKHYAVPRGGRAVELVSGNPSGIVSSVGFLKHGQVTIDFIMGDANDSCVGDFLVFLQVGDTMIWNFTMRSIGVGSREAHSVTFMAEFSNTESVLISFTSFNETRTSNNVLCGPVIDSTVLRFSDGLHSKAHKDIGLVTFSFLLAMTLLIFV